The following coding sequences lie in one Lolium perenne isolate Kyuss_39 chromosome 2, Kyuss_2.0, whole genome shotgun sequence genomic window:
- the LOC127318389 gene encoding uncharacterized protein — translation MANSCSSAARAHCRFLSPLATTSSRTSLSPTPPTSRRRLLLSSTTSTICAAAMAASSKAGSNPFKVVDSHLHVWASPLQAAGEYPFFPGQEATLRGDVDFLLECMDEAGVAGALIVQPINHMFDHSLVTSVLKKYPSKFIGCCLANPADDGSGIKQLEHLIVQEKYRAVRFNPNLWPSSQKMTNEVGRSLFAKAGELGAPVGIMVMKGISSYIQEIEELCMDYPATTVILDHMAFCKPPTNDDEEKAFSSFLNLSRFPQVYVKYSALFRITRESYPYEDTSRLLSRAISSYGANRIMWGSDFPYVIPECGYKGAKEAISHVAGKIAVSTSDLEWILGKTVSQLFQGAWVTP, via the exons ATGGCCAACTCCTGCTCCTCAGCAGCGCGTGCCCACTGCAGGTTCTTGTCCCCGCTCGCCACAACCTCCTCCCGCACTTCGCTCTCACCTACCCCACCCACATCGAGGAGGAggctcctcctctcctccaccacaagCACCATTTgcgccgccgccatggccgcctccaGCAAGGCCGGCTCCAATCCTTTCAAGGTCGTGGACTCCCACCTCCACGTCTGGGCCTCGCCGCTGCAG GCTGCCGGGGAGTACCCGTTCTTCCCGGGCCAGGAGGCGACGCTCCGGGGTGATGTCGACTTCTTGCTCGAG TGTATGGATGAAGCTGGAGTTGCGGGTGCGCTCATTGTTCAGCCTATTAATCATATGTTTGATCACTCTTTAGTGACTAG TGTCTTGAAGAAATATCCATCAAAATTCATCGGCTGCTGCCTTGCGAATCCTGCAGATGATGGGAGTGGCATTAAACAGCTTGAACATCTGATTGTGCAA GAAAAGTACCGTGCTGTCCGTTTCAACCCAAACTTATGGCCTTCCAGTCAAAAG ATGACCAATGAGGTGGGGAGGTCATTGTTTGCTAAGGCTGGAGAACTTGGAGCACCAGTTGGAATTATGGTGATGAAG GGGATCAGTTCATATATTCAGGAAATAGAGGAGCTTTGTATGGATTATCCTGCAACTACTGTTATTCTTGATCATATGGCTTTCTGCAAGCCACCAAC GAATGATGACGAAGAAAAGGCATTTTCTTCATTTCTGAATTTATCCAGATTCCCACAG GTTTACGTCAAGTACAGTGCTCTTTTCCGGATCACAAGAGAATCTTATCCATATGAGGACACATCTCGGCTTCTTTCTCGCGCGATCTCCAGCTATGGAGCTAATCGAATAATGTGGGGAAG TGACTTCCCCTACGTCATTCCTGAATGTGGCTACAAAGGAGCAAAGGAGGCCATCTCTCATGTCGCTGGCAAGATAGCTGTTTCAACATCAGATTTGGAGTGGATTTTAGGAAAAACAGTAAGCCAACTATTCCAAGGTGCCTGGGTTACTCCATGA
- the LOC127318384 gene encoding uncharacterized protein: MQQQQQQPQHRLPPRAPPPQGFGGGLAFSPMQGIGIGIGASSSSQAAAAVAAAASARAAEQMAYEDAWKASHPDFRTPFASVEDAVTRLLPYHVFADYEGDDPDGGGTEEMSSDERWDNGVLATLEEQITEFEKQVVTFNVVARKHTELRLMLERALLQDEHRATERLRATLVVQHEQQQQRQKQQEEEAARASRQALAQAQAQVASAWPLVQPTASAWQHALAAAAGGRGEGAGPGQVAPAPAPAQSAAMHPQLDPATASAWLMMHQQQQQQLLQQQQQQQLQLSLGAQQQQQQQLQLSLGAWPAYAAPLAGDNSMGQAGPSTVWQEQAGEQTMGGAAAGGMAQPWWASGAQRREP; this comes from the exons atgcagcagcagcagcagcagccgcagCACAGGCTGcccccgcgcgcgccgccgccccaggGCTTCGGCGGCGGCCTGGCATTCTCGCCGATGCAGgggatcggcatcggcatcggcgcgtcgtcgtcgtcgcaggcggcggcggcggttgcggcGGCGGCCAGCGCGCGCGCGGCGGAGCAGATGGCGTACGAGGACGCCTGGAAGGCCAGCCACCCGGACTTCAGGACGCCCTTCGCCTCCGTCGAGGACGCCGTAACCAG GCTGCTTCCATACCATGTCTTCGCGGACTACGAGGGGGACGACCCCGACGGCGGCGGGACGGAGGAGATGTCGAGCGACGAGAGGTGGGACAACGGGGTGCTGGCCACCCTCGAGGAGCAGATCACTGAGTTCGAGAAGCAGGTGGTGACCTTCAACGTGGTCGCCCGGAAGCACACCGAGTTGCGGCTGATGCTGGAGCGGGCGCTGCTCCAGGACGAGCACCGCGCGACGGAGCGCCTCCGCGCCACGCTCGTCGTGCAGcacgagcagcagcagcagcggcagaagcagcaggaggaggaggccgcgcGCGCGTCGCGCCAGGCGCTCGCCCAGGCGCAGGCGCAGGTCGCCAGCGCGTGGCCGCTGGTGCAGCCCACCGCGTCGGCGTGGCAGCACGCGCTCGCCGCGGCGGCCGGAGGGCGCGGCGAGGGGGCCGGCCCCGGGCAggtggcgccggcgccggcgccggcccaaAGCGCCGCGATGCACCCGCAGCTGGATCCTGCCACGGCAAGCGCGTGGCTGATGATGcatcagcaacaacaacagcagctgctgcagcagcaacaacagcagcagcTGCAGCTGAGCCTGggcgcgcaacaacaacaacagcagcagcTGCAGCTGAGCCTGGGCGCGTGGCCGGCGTACGCGGCGCCGCTCGCCGGAGACAACTCGATGGGGCAGGCGGGGCCGTCGACCGTGTGGCAGGAGCAGGCTGGGGAACAGACGatgggcggcgcggcggcgggtggAATGGCGCAGCCGTGGTGGGCGAGCGGTGCACAGAGGAGGGAGCCGTAG
- the LOC127318390 gene encoding membrane-anchored ubiquitin-fold protein 4, producing MAEAEEAKVEGTNEEERAGAEEEEEEVDVKFRLFDGSDIGPVRCNAATTTVAALKDRVVADWPKDKSIVPKTANDVKLISGGKILENDKNIAQCRAPFGDLPSTAITMHVVVQPSSAKSKPDKKANKLPKTTRCSCTIL from the exons AtggcggaggcggaggaggccAAGGTGGAGGGGACGAACGAGGAGGAGAGGGcgggggcggaggaggaggaggaggaggtggacgtCAAGTTCCGGCTCTTCGACGGCTCCGACATCGGCCCCGTCCGCTGCAACGCTGCTACCACCACCGTCGCCGCACTCAAGGACCGCGTCGTCGCCGACTGGCCCAAAG ATAAATCAATTGTCCCAAAGACAGCTAATGATGTGAAACTGATTAGTGGAGGCAAAATTCTAGAAAATGACAAGAATATTGCACAGTGCAGAGCGCCTTTTGGTGATCTTCCCAGCACAGCTATCACAATGCATGTTGTTGTCCAGCCATCGTCAGCAAAGTCAAAACCAG ACAAAAAGGCGAACAAGTTGCCTAAGACCACTCGCTGCTCTTGTACCATACTATGA
- the LOC127318391 gene encoding E3 ubiquitin-protein ligase SINA-like 7 isoform X1, whose amino-acid sequence MTPLRHTYSLRKRRHTTPVSPVTEEAAASTEIDVLSDGGLSSPSDDIPTDSDITSKGPGRVCLRSRPAGADLPRPGASAAAEARQRRILRTSEARQFRKRPRHVSFHIPDDGDSPSASQTKPAPSNNHASLLHTLAEASVSCPDETTASMVEEESENRKMDELGAGPVGKGQEAVVEEKSDHEIFKLDSQVLDCNICFKPLKPPIFQCEVWHVLCSLCFEKLPQKCVICCKRTDYSRCFALEQFINAIRVPCSNTKYGCDEFITQDQKEKHESGCTHAPCFCPEDGCSFIGSRVSLLDHFVTKHGWLLTNLHYKKSLGISMARDRRFTLLVGEDMSIFILTNTLTDIGNALTLVCIRPHESEPSYSSKISAVPRGSGAAGRLVFLMDPLVASSSLQGGVQLGKFFLLVPPELVDESTDELTINIRIDELTSKSQQEAVA is encoded by the exons ATGACACCGCTACGACATACATACTCACTTCGCAAGCGCAGACATACCACACCGGTTTCTCCTGTTACTG AGGAGGCTGCTGCTTCGACTGAGATTGACGTGTTGTCAGATGGTGGCCTGTCGAGCCCCAGTGATGACATCCCCACAGATTCTGATATCACATCTAAAGGTCCTGGACGAGTTTGTCTCCGTAGTCGGCCTGCTGGTGCTG ATTTGCCACGCCCAGGTGCTTCAGCGGCTGCCGAAGCACGGCAAAGGCGCATACTGCGTACTTCAGAAGCTAGACAGTTTCGCAAACGTCCTCGTCATGTATCGTTCCATATACCAGATGATGGAG ACTCCCCGTCCGCTTCTCAGACAAAGCCGGCTCCATCTAATAATCATGCAT CCCTCCTACATACCTTAGCCGAGGCGTCAGTGTCATGTCCCGACGAGACAACCGCTTCTATGGTGGAAGAAGAGAGCGAGAACAGGAAGATGGATGAGTTGGGTGCAGGGCCAGTTGGAAAAGGACAAGAAGCCGTGGTGGAAGAGAAGTCGGATCATGAGATCTTCAAGCTGGACTCCCAAGTTCTTGACTGCAATATTTGCTTCAAGCCCCTAAAGCCACCCATCTTCCAG TGTGAGGTTTGGCATGTCTTGTGTTCACTGTGCTTCGAAAAGCTACCGCAGAAATGTGTCATCTGCTGCAAAAGAACCGATTATAGTCGTTGCTTTGCACTTGAACAGTTCATCAACGCCATCAGGGTGCCATGCTCAAACACAAAATATGGATGTGACGAGTTCATCACACAGGACCAGAAGGAGAAGCATGAAAGTGGATGCACGCATGCTCCATGCTTCTGCCCAGAGGATGGATGCTCTTTCATAGGTTCAAGGGTTTCACTTCTGGACCACTTCGTCACCAAGCACGGATGGTTGCTGACCAATCTCCACTACAAAAAATCACTCGGGATCTCCATGGCACGAGACCGGCGATTTACTCTCTTGGTTGGAGAAGACATGTCCATCTTCATCTTAACCAACACTCTGACGGACATCGGCAATGCTCTCACGTTGGTGTGCATCAGGCCTCATGAGTCTGAACCTAGTTATTCATCCAAGATCTCAGCTGTTCCCCGTGGTTCTGGTGCTGCGGGGAGGCTTGTGTTCCTAATGGATCCTCTTGTAGCAAGCAGTTCGTTGCAGGGTGGAGTGCAGTTGGGGAAGTTCTTTCTGCTGGTTCCTCCGGAGTTGGTTGATGAGTCCACTGATGAACTTACCATAAACATTCGCATCGATGAGCTCACATCGAAATCTCAGCAAGAAGCTGTGGCCTGA
- the LOC127318391 gene encoding E3 ubiquitin-protein ligase SINA-like 7 isoform X2: MTPLRHTYSLRKRRHTTPVSPVTEEAAASTEIDVLSDGGLSSPSDDIPTDSDITSKGPGRVCLRSRPAGADLPRPGASAAAEARQRRILRTSEARQFRKRPRHVSFHIPDDGDSPSASQTKPAPSNNHASLLHTLAEASVSCPDETTASMVEEESENRKMDELGAGPVGKGQEAVVEEKSDHEIFKLDSQVLDCNICFKPLKPPIFQFINAIRVPCSNTKYGCDEFITQDQKEKHESGCTHAPCFCPEDGCSFIGSRVSLLDHFVTKHGWLLTNLHYKKSLGISMARDRRFTLLVGEDMSIFILTNTLTDIGNALTLVCIRPHESEPSYSSKISAVPRGSGAAGRLVFLMDPLVASSSLQGGVQLGKFFLLVPPELVDESTDELTINIRIDELTSKSQQEAVA, encoded by the exons ATGACACCGCTACGACATACATACTCACTTCGCAAGCGCAGACATACCACACCGGTTTCTCCTGTTACTG AGGAGGCTGCTGCTTCGACTGAGATTGACGTGTTGTCAGATGGTGGCCTGTCGAGCCCCAGTGATGACATCCCCACAGATTCTGATATCACATCTAAAGGTCCTGGACGAGTTTGTCTCCGTAGTCGGCCTGCTGGTGCTG ATTTGCCACGCCCAGGTGCTTCAGCGGCTGCCGAAGCACGGCAAAGGCGCATACTGCGTACTTCAGAAGCTAGACAGTTTCGCAAACGTCCTCGTCATGTATCGTTCCATATACCAGATGATGGAG ACTCCCCGTCCGCTTCTCAGACAAAGCCGGCTCCATCTAATAATCATGCAT CCCTCCTACATACCTTAGCCGAGGCGTCAGTGTCATGTCCCGACGAGACAACCGCTTCTATGGTGGAAGAAGAGAGCGAGAACAGGAAGATGGATGAGTTGGGTGCAGGGCCAGTTGGAAAAGGACAAGAAGCCGTGGTGGAAGAGAAGTCGGATCATGAGATCTTCAAGCTGGACTCCCAAGTTCTTGACTGCAATATTTGCTTCAAGCCCCTAAAGCCACCCATCTTCCAG TTCATCAACGCCATCAGGGTGCCATGCTCAAACACAAAATATGGATGTGACGAGTTCATCACACAGGACCAGAAGGAGAAGCATGAAAGTGGATGCACGCATGCTCCATGCTTCTGCCCAGAGGATGGATGCTCTTTCATAGGTTCAAGGGTTTCACTTCTGGACCACTTCGTCACCAAGCACGGATGGTTGCTGACCAATCTCCACTACAAAAAATCACTCGGGATCTCCATGGCACGAGACCGGCGATTTACTCTCTTGGTTGGAGAAGACATGTCCATCTTCATCTTAACCAACACTCTGACGGACATCGGCAATGCTCTCACGTTGGTGTGCATCAGGCCTCATGAGTCTGAACCTAGTTATTCATCCAAGATCTCAGCTGTTCCCCGTGGTTCTGGTGCTGCGGGGAGGCTTGTGTTCCTAATGGATCCTCTTGTAGCAAGCAGTTCGTTGCAGGGTGGAGTGCAGTTGGGGAAGTTCTTTCTGCTGGTTCCTCCGGAGTTGGTTGATGAGTCCACTGATGAACTTACCATAAACATTCGCATCGATGAGCTCACATCGAAATCTCAGCAAGAAGCTGTGGCCTGA